Genomic DNA from Filimonas effusa:
CTACTGCAATATAATCCCCATCTACATACTGGTGAATTCTGCGAAAACCCGAAAAGGAATATTGACTGGTATTTTGGATGGAAGCTGTAAATGAATTATTCACGCAGCTATCTGACCACTCGCTGGCACCCGGACCCGGAGTTTGTGCCATACAACGATGTCCATAAATATATCCTGCACCTGTTATAAGAAGGGTCAGCAGCGCTTTTTGTAGAAAATTCATATTTACCGGACGGCTAACTTGAATGGGTTGACTAATGGTTGTCCAAATGTAGATAAAATTGGATCATCTCCCATAACCCCGTAAAACCATGTTTGGCATTACCCGGGAAGATTGATAAAGGCATAAATATTTCTTTTCTCGTAAACCCATTTTCCCGATAGGGTAATAGTCCGGCGCCTGAAAATTGCAAGTTTTGCGCGGCTTAAAAATGCCAGATGTCTATGATTCTAAAAACTAACATGAGATGGCTGACTGCTTGCGCATTCTTCCTGCTCCTTTTGCAGTTAACAACTTTCTCCACCTTTGCCTATACAGGAGACGAAAACGGAGATAAGAACGGCCAGATCAAAGGAAAAATAAAAACAACAGACGAAAACCCCGCATCAGCAGTATCTGTCCTCATTAAAGGAACAAGAAAATATGCAATATCTGCTGCCGACGGCAGCTTCAGCTTCGATAACGTAAAACCCGGTAACTACCAGCTGGAAGTGAGCCTGGTGGGATACGACAATACGGTAGTGCCCGTTACTGTAACAGCAGAAGCCACCGCCACTGTAGATATTACGCTTACCGTATCCGATTTACAGCTCCAGGAAATTATTGTGAAATCGGGAAAAAGCGCCTACAACACAAAACAGTTGTCTTCAACCTTACGATTGAATGAACCGCTGCTGGAGACGCCTCAGAATATCCAGATCATCAGCAATAAAGTCATGGCCGATCAGCAGATCATCTCTATGAGTGACGGCCTGGTTCGCAATGTGAGCGGTCTTATGCGCCTCGAACACTGGGGTGATATGTATACCAACATCACTGCACGTGGCAGCAGGTTATCTGCGTTCCGTAACGGCATGAATGCTATTACCTCGTACTGGTCTCCACTTACAGAAGATATGAGCTTTGTTGATCATGTTGAATTTGTAAAAGGCCCCGCCGGCTTCATGATGTCTGTTGGCGATCCCGCCGGTATCTACAACGTAGTAACTAAAAAGCCTACCGGGGTAACCAAAGGAGAAGCCAGTATTTCGATGGGTAGTTACGATTTCTATCGCGCTGCACTGGACTTCGATGGCAAACTCGACAAACAGGGTAAACTCATGTACCGCCTGAACCTGATGGGGCAGGAGAAGAAGTCGTTCCGTGCGTACGAGTATAATAACCGTTACAGTATTGCCCCGGTTATTAGCTATAAACTTGATGAGAATACCACGCTTACCGCAGAATACATTCACCAGCACGTTAAAACTTCGAACGTAGGCAGCTATTATGTATTTTCTACGAAAGGTTATGCCGTAATGCCCCGCGAATTCACCACATTGGATCCGGGAATAGAACCTACCTATATCAATGAAAAAATTGGTACGGTAAGTTTATCGCATAAGTTCAACGACAACTGGAAATTATTTGCACAGGCTTCGTATTACGATTACTCCGGTACCGGCTCTTCCATGTGGCCTGCAGCTGTAGGCGCCGATAGTATGATCCGCAGCGTTAGCATCTGGGATGCTAAAAGTACTGCGAAATACGGGCAGATGTACTTGAATGGCGATGTACAAACCGGCCTCGTACATCACCGTATACTCGCTGGCATCGACGCTAACGACAAAGGTTACATGGCCGACTGGAACCAGGCGCATAACCTGGACAGGCCCGATGCGAAGTTTAGTTTCGACAATCCTTCTTATGGCGCTCCGTCTAACGGTTATCCTGTTTGGGATAGAACTACGCCGCTGGTACAGCGCGCTGGTAAATATGGAACCGTAGATCAAAGTCTCGTAGGTTTATATGTTCAGGATGAACTGGGATTCCTGAATAACCAGCTTCGTTTAACACTCGCAGCACGTTATACGCATGTAACCCAAACGGAATACGGCGCTACTGCAAAAAAGAATAAGTTTACTCCCCGTATCGGATTAAGCTATTCTGTTACCCCCGGCACATCGGTTTACGCTTTATATGATCAGGCTTTTGTGCCGCAGTCAGGTGTTCGTAAAGATGGAAAGGATGTACAGCCTTTAACAGGCAACAATATGGAAGTAGGCATTAAACGTGATTGGGCCGAAGGTAAATGGAGCACCAACCTCTCTGTTTACCGCATCCTGCGCAATAACAATAATACTACCGACCCCAGCGATATCACCGGCGTTTACATTGTTCAGCTGGGACAAACAAGAGCACAGGGACTGGAACTGGATATCCGCGGCGAAATTGCATCGGGACTAACCCTTACTGCCAACTATGCTTTCACCGATAACCAGATCACAAAAACCGACACCAGCGCAGCCAGCAAAGCAACCATTGGCAATAAAGTGCCTGGTTTCGCAAAACATACCGCTAACGCATGGCTGAACTATAAACTACAGGAGGGCGCGTTAAAAGGACTGGGCTTTTCTGCCGGCTTTACTTTCATGGCCGATCGCAGTACATGGGTGTGGAGCAGCAACAGGAACGACGCCCTGCCCGATTATACTAAATTCGATGGCGGCATTTTCTGGGAACACGACAAATTTCGAGTTAACCTGAATGTATTCAACCTGGCCGATAAATACCTCTATACCGGCTCTTCTTACGGAAGCTACGTGTACTGGCAGGCAGAAGCCGGACGTAACTGGCGTATGAGCATCAACTACCGTTTCTAAACAGAAATTGTAATAACGAAGATCGGGAGGCCGTATCATAAGTGCGATACGGCCTCGTTTTATTCGGGTACCTGATGGAGCCGGGTTCGCGTTTAAGCAATTCTCAGCGGCTATTTTTATTTATGACCCACCCTCTTTTTTTAAAAAATGAAACGCCGCTTTTTTTAGCAATTCCATTCGTTTACCCGCAATGCTAAGATATTTAGACAAAGCATCCTTAAAGCTTCTTTAAAGCTTCCTAAGAGCTTCCTTAAAACCACCTGGAGAAGCCGCTGAATAGGGCCGTTTGCTAAAAAAAAGTACCCGGCGCAATCACGCGGGAACCGGAGAATATCATCTGTGCTTTTTGAAAGCAACCGCTTTAAACAATTGCTAAACCGAACCGCCAATGCGTGCGGCAACATTTTTACCCGTGGTCAGCGCCGCCTCCACAGTCCCCGGACTATTACCATCGTACAACGCTTCCCCGGCAAAATAAAGCGTATCTGCAACAGGTTTATTCAGTAACTGCCGCGCAGCAGCAGAACCCGGAAGATCATAACTATAGGCTCCTTTAGTAAAAACATCGTTCTGCCAGTTGAAGATGGCGCCATTGTCCAGGTGCTCCTCTAAGTCGGAGATCTCCAGGTCAAATATTCTTGCCAGGCACGCTAACGCCGTTTGTAACAGCATTTCGTCCGTGTAGCCCGCATACTCCTTCGCCGACGGCCCACCCAGCCAGCCGCTTAATACCGGTTGCTCATCGGGCGCCTGTGTCCACCAGGTGGGAATAACTTCATCACTGAATATAAATCCAATATCCTCCTGCTGTTTTTGCCAGAAGGCTGTCTTGAATGTTAGTATCACTTTTATAACCGTACCCCATCCAATCTGTTGCGCAGCAGCTTCATATTGCGGTAACCTTGGCGAAAAATGAATAGCGCCTTTCTGCAATAACCACAAAGGAATGGTAACTATCAACTTCGTTGCCTCATAAATGCTGCCATCTGTTGTAACTACCTTCACCTCACCTGGCCCCCACACAACTTCATACACTGTTTTTCCTGTAACTATCTCACAATCAGCATCATAACAGCATCTTGCTAAATAATCGATCAAAGCATTATAGCCGCCCGCTATCCTGAAATTCACCTCATCTTCATGCGACCATTCCCGGTAAAGCGCCTGTACGCTTACGGTATTGGGGTCTGCGAGGTCGTAACCCGCTACAAACGACTTTACCTCGTCCCGGAAACCGGCATAACCCGCTCCCGGATAGTGTATGTCGAGAAAAGAAGTCATGGTCGTATCTGTCTTAAGAGAGGCCATTTGTGCCAATAATCCATCCCATCCTTCAATCATATCTGCATCGGGTTGCCATTTCCCATCGCTTACATGAAAAAAGCGGCCCGCAACTGCCGTATAAGATATTCCTGCAACCTTCAGCAAGTCGAGGGTTAGGGGAAGCCGGCCATGTACAAATTCTGCTCCGCCGGCAAGCATCCGGCCGCCTATGGCAGGCCTTGCTTCAAGCACGGTAACGGCATGATCATTACACAACTCTTTCGCCGCCAGCAAACCTGCTGCTCCGCCGCCAACAATAATGAGTTTATCCCGGTTTGTCTTTTCCTTCATAACGGTTCCCTGATTGAATAAACGGTTTGCTTCAACTCTTTAATAAATTGTGCCAGCTTCTCCGGCAATAAGCTGGAATTCGATAATAACAACATGGGTACGGGCTGCCCACCCTCATGATAGGCAGGTTGGAAATAAACCTCCTCGTTGAAATGAAAACCTAGCCGCTGATAAAACCGGATCCTTTTTTCGCTGTCTGTGTCATGCGCATGCTCCACTTCCAGTAAACAACAGCCATTGGCCCCCTCAAGTAATTGCTGTATGATCTTTTTGCCAAATCCAAGGCTGCGGAAAGCGGCATCGATGGCTAGATGTTCTATAAAGACAAAATCATCGAATTGCCAGTAGATCACAAACCCTACGGGCGCCCGCGCCTCATTTGTTACTAATACAAGACGCATCTGGCTATTGAGCAGGAGTTCTTTTACAGCTGTAAATAGCCGCCTTTCCTCTATAGGAAAGCTGGCCTCATACAATTGCTGTATGAAGTCCATAACGCTGTCATCGGCCGCTGTTATCCGTTGCAATTGCATACGCACTAAAATACAACAATTATGAAAGAAGCATGAAGTGTAAAAGCTCCCCTTTGTTTTAACCGCCCCCTGGCACATACCTGCTCACCAATACCCGGCGGTTGCCAACATAAACAAGGAAAATTATAATACTATTTGTTACCTTGGTGAGGTGCTTTCAATACTTCGGTTGCTGAAACACTGATTGCTATAACATTCCCCGGCTCCAATCAACCTTTAAACCCCGGTTATGAAACAAAGTCTGTCTCTTGTTCTGTTCTTTATGGTACTTGATTATTGTTGTTATGCGCAGGATGTAAAGCCTGAAATAAAACAGTATGTAACCTTTGTAGCGCAACAGAACACTTCCGCTAAAGATTATATCCTCAATTTGTTCAAAAAATATGATATCGTAATATTATGCGAGCGGCAACACACAGAAACAACCCAGTATAACCTGATCTATGATGTAATAAACACTGAATATTTTCAAAAGAATGTCGGCGCCATCTTTACTGAGGTGGGTTCTTATAGCAACAGGCAAAATACATTCAATTTTACCAAGACCAGGTTTGCCAACGACAGTATAAAGCAACTGGAACAGGCAGTAATTTACAGAAATGGATTTTTCCCGCCCTTATGGAACAATACCAACTTTTACGATTTTACAGGACGAATAAATACCCTGAACGCCTCCCTGAAAGAAAACAGGCAGATCAACCTGCTTACTTGCGGAACTAAAAACCCCTCGGCAGAAGAGCAGGCAACGCCGGAAGCAATGAAAAAATACGTAAAAGACAACTTTAAAGCAAGGGATAGCCTGATGGCCAGCTACATTATCCATGATTTTGACAGCATGCAGCTGGTTTCAAAAAGAAAAAAGGCATTGGTGATTATGAACTACAGGCATGCGTTTTCTAAAAACCTGTTTGCCGGCGATGCCAATGTAGGCACATTCATTTTCGGGAAATATCCGGGGAAAGTAGCGAATGTCTTTATCAATCACCTGGCGCTGACCAATGAAGTGGATCAGCGGGATAAGGATAAACCAAAGATGTTTCAGGGAATGCAGATGACCCCGGTTCAGGATGGTAAATGGGATGCTGCTTTTAAAGCTGCCAATAAAGAAAACCTGGGATTCGATTTTAAAAACTCCCCCTTCGGTAATGACAATTTTGATCTTTGGCCCGCAGAAACAGAATATACTTACCAGGATATTTTTACAGGATTCATTTACTACCTCCCGCTGGAAAAACAGGAAAATGCCGCCGGGGTTAAAAACTTCCTGAACGGAGCCAATTTCGAAGAAATTGTCAGGGGATGGAATCTGTTCAATAAAGCCGCGGGCAAAAACGAAGAGAGAAAATACACCCCTGAATTTGAAAAAGCGATGATCCAGGAAACCTCAACCTTTAGGGTATGGAAGTACCAGGATCTGAAGAAATATCGTCAAATCATAGATCAATGGTTGAACAAATAAAAATACCCATTGATTATTAACGCTTTCTGCTTTCGCTATCTATTTGTCCGCTTTATTCTTAAAAAATAATCCCCCTTTTTAGCAAATTGGCCCCCCCAGGTTTTGGAGGGGCCAATTGTATTTTGAGCTAAATATAATTGGCTCCTGCCTTCCCAACGAACGTTTTAGCCTGTGATAACGATTGCGCAATTCCAATTATCCTGCGTACCTCAGGTACGTTACATGGTTGTTAGCCGAACAGCAAAAGCTGTCCTGCTTATTCTTGTCGATTAATAATAAGCATATGAAAAAAAAACTACTCCTCACTTCCTTGCTAAGCCTGTACTGTTTATCAAAATTGTTGGCCCAGATGCCCAAT
This window encodes:
- a CDS encoding TonB-dependent receptor yields the protein MRWLTACAFFLLLLQLTTFSTFAYTGDENGDKNGQIKGKIKTTDENPASAVSVLIKGTRKYAISAADGSFSFDNVKPGNYQLEVSLVGYDNTVVPVTVTAEATATVDITLTVSDLQLQEIIVKSGKSAYNTKQLSSTLRLNEPLLETPQNIQIISNKVMADQQIISMSDGLVRNVSGLMRLEHWGDMYTNITARGSRLSAFRNGMNAITSYWSPLTEDMSFVDHVEFVKGPAGFMMSVGDPAGIYNVVTKKPTGVTKGEASISMGSYDFYRAALDFDGKLDKQGKLMYRLNLMGQEKKSFRAYEYNNRYSIAPVISYKLDENTTLTAEYIHQHVKTSNVGSYYVFSTKGYAVMPREFTTLDPGIEPTYINEKIGTVSLSHKFNDNWKLFAQASYYDYSGTGSSMWPAAVGADSMIRSVSIWDAKSTAKYGQMYLNGDVQTGLVHHRILAGIDANDKGYMADWNQAHNLDRPDAKFSFDNPSYGAPSNGYPVWDRTTPLVQRAGKYGTVDQSLVGLYVQDELGFLNNQLRLTLAARYTHVTQTEYGATAKKNKFTPRIGLSYSVTPGTSVYALYDQAFVPQSGVRKDGKDVQPLTGNNMEVGIKRDWAEGKWSTNLSVYRILRNNNNTTDPSDITGVYIVQLGQTRAQGLELDIRGEIASGLTLTANYAFTDNQITKTDTSAASKATIGNKVPGFAKHTANAWLNYKLQEGALKGLGFSAGFTFMADRSTWVWSSNRNDALPDYTKFDGGIFWEHDKFRVNLNVFNLADKYLYTGSSYGSYVYWQAEAGRNWRMSINYRF
- a CDS encoding flavin monoamine oxidase family protein, yielding MKEKTNRDKLIIVGGGAAGLLAAKELCNDHAVTVLEARPAIGGRMLAGGAEFVHGRLPLTLDLLKVAGISYTAVAGRFFHVSDGKWQPDADMIEGWDGLLAQMASLKTDTTMTSFLDIHYPGAGYAGFRDEVKSFVAGYDLADPNTVSVQALYREWSHEDEVNFRIAGGYNALIDYLARCCYDADCEIVTGKTVYEVVWGPGEVKVVTTDGSIYEATKLIVTIPLWLLQKGAIHFSPRLPQYEAAAQQIGWGTVIKVILTFKTAFWQKQQEDIGFIFSDEVIPTWWTQAPDEQPVLSGWLGGPSAKEYAGYTDEMLLQTALACLARIFDLEISDLEEHLDNGAIFNWQNDVFTKGAYSYDLPGSAAARQLLNKPVADTLYFAGEALYDGNSPGTVEAALTTGKNVAARIGGSV
- a CDS encoding GNAT family N-acetyltransferase, which encodes MQLQRITAADDSVMDFIQQLYEASFPIEERRLFTAVKELLLNSQMRLVLVTNEARAPVGFVIYWQFDDFVFIEHLAIDAAFRSLGFGKKIIQQLLEGANGCCLLEVEHAHDTDSEKRIRFYQRLGFHFNEEVYFQPAYHEGGQPVPMLLLSNSSLLPEKLAQFIKELKQTVYSIREPL